The proteins below come from a single Panicum hallii strain FIL2 chromosome 7, PHallii_v3.1, whole genome shotgun sequence genomic window:
- the LOC112898942 gene encoding cyclin-P4-1-like produces MAEEEEQLADTPRVVGVLSALLERVVERNDAAADELTAGDAPASAASLAPASAFRATARPDISVRSYMARIARFAGCSPACYVVAYVYLDRLLRRGRRGRAALAVDSYSVHRLLITAVLAAVKFMDDVCYNNAYFARVGGISLAEMNYLEVDLLFAVGFDLNVSPETFGHYCAVLQAEMLWLELDKTPPTPAAAAAGPRLHSCCLSEDDGATTTSSNSGSSQQQLAA; encoded by the exons AtggccgaggaggaggagcagctgGCGGACACGCCGCGGGTGGTGGGCGTCCTCTCCGCGCTGCTGGAGCGCGTCGTGGAGCGcaacgacgcggcggcggatgAGCTCACCGCCGGGGACGCGCCCGCGTCCGCGGCGTCGCTGGCACCGGCGTCGGCGTTCCGGGCCACGGCGAGGCCGGACATCTCGGTGCGCTCGTACATGGCGCGCATCGCGCGGTTCGCCGGGTGCAGCCCCGCGTGCTACGTGGTGGCGTACGTCTACCTCGACCGCCTCCtgcgccgcggccggcgcgggcgcgccGCGCTCGCCGTGGACTCGTACAGCGTCCACCGCCTCCTCATCACCGCCGTGCTCGCCGCCGTCAAGTTCATGGATGACGT GTGCTACAACAACGCCTACTTCGCCAGGGTCGGCGGCATCAGCCTGGCGGAGATGAACTACCTGGAGGTGGACCTCCTGTTCGCCGTCGGGTTCGACCTCAACGTGTCGCCGGAGACGTTCGGGCACTACTGCGCCGTCCTCCAGGCCGAGATGCTGTGGCTGGAGCTGGATAAGACGCCGCCgactcctgctgctgctgcggccggTCCAAGGCTCCACAGCTGCTGCCTGTCCGAAGACGAcggcgccaccaccaccagcagcaacAGCGGTAGTTCTCAGCAGCAGCTAGCTGCATAG
- the LOC112900793 gene encoding uncharacterized protein LOC112900793 produces the protein MGKQGPCHHCGVTSTPLWRNGPPDKPVLCNACGSRWRTKGSLANYTPMHRKDDIDDDEPRISKLKPPTSKSKSQKKKTNHIIMENGPFSCQNFRKMGDADPSYRSSSGSAVSYSENCGPYGASDASEMTGSAQSHAWESLVPSRKRSCVTRQKPSSVEKLAKDLNSIMHEEQLYYLSGSSEEDLLYHSETHVGSFEMGSGCVLLRHPNLKSLEEESEASSIPADNKSYITSESYSGSASFVAHSGNRAAINLNAATARPKRSLLHIEDNARRDKLHYGNQHIPESIDSPLVSVGLEEKEIKATGRVENICGSKGFTKSTMNLLKRSHDTHIQSDIELEGTMMSPKRVLKSGDLTPEFKSSSLLKSGYATKDSTCTGGALNLFMLPPEKLSLLVPPQYADGDFDQDLLLEIPLNAWHAEAELLCQPSQLSSITQSNTSVDGDAGGEGCLKQPYPPNVKPLPSNPPPQPGFPLPISPVRMPPVASGAPATLFSEPSPQTRPPARQSPLLSPFLHPQRKPPSSSPLSLPARSLTMLLHLVTSSSPLTTARPSTQRRPCVSAAAVTVTIRCAASSSSTPSSSASEAAAAGQQVAKVHSYGTVDYERRAPLRWGTLYRRIAVGHGGRPVGRTLGAWDEGERRLDKWELCRIAKELRKFRRFNLALQVYDWMAERRDRFPLSTSDMAIQLDLIAKVHGVSHAEKYFEDLPDTMKDKRTYGSLLNVYAQAMMKEKTEDTFEKMRKKGFASDTLPCNVLMNFYVDVGEPEKVSAIIDEMKERNVSFDVCTYNIWIKSCAAKQDPDEMERVFCQMNADESVIANWTTYTTLASMYIKLGNSEKAEECLKEAEKRTTGREKKCFHYLITLYSHLGKKEEVYRIWSWYKATFPTIHNLGYQEVLSALVRLGDIEGAELLYEEWASKSSSFDPKTMNILLAWYAREGLIIKGEQILNRFVEKGGNPKPNTWEILATAYLKDNKISEALSCMEKATAVKSASKWKPRPTNVESLLASFKEKNDTEGADRLVSVLTSRGCAEDEEYKSLIDTYAFAGT, from the exons ATGGGGAAGCAAGGACCCTGCCATCATTGCGGAGTCACAA GTACACCCCTTTGGCGAAATGGACCACCAGATAAGCCGGTGCTGTGCAATGCATGTGGCTCGAGATGGAGAACGAAGGGTTCATTGGCAAACTACACCCCAATGCATCGCAAGGATGATATTGATGATGATGAACCTAGAATTAGCAAGCTGAAGCCACCAACATCAAAGTCGAAGTCACAGAAGAAAAAAACAAATCACATCATAATGGAGAATGGGCCATTTTCTTGTCAGAACTTCCGAAAGATGGGGGATGCTGACCCAAGCTATCGTTCTAGTTCAGGATCTGCAGTATCATACTCTGAGAATTGTGGGCCATATGGTGCTTCTGATGCAAGTGAAATGACTG GTTCAGCACAATCACATGCTTGGGAGTCCCTAGTGCCATCAAGAAAGAGGAGCTGTGTCACTCGTCAAAAGCCTTCATCAGTAGAAAAGCTTGCAAAAGATCTTAACTCCATCATGCATGAAGAACAGCTATATTACCTTTCAGGATCCTCAGAGGAAGACCTACTGTACCATAGTGAAACTCATGTGGGCTCGTTTGAGATGGGCTCTGGATGTGTGCTTCTAAGGCATCCGAACTTGAAATCACTGGAAGAAGAATCAGAAGCAAGCTCCATTCCTGCAGATAACAAATCATACATTACAAGTGAATCCTATTCTGGTTCTGCCTCATTTGTTGCTCACAGTGGAAACAGGGCAGCAATTAACTTAAATGCTGCAACTGCAAGGCCAAAGAGGTCGCTGCTGCATATTGAAGATAATGCTAGAAG GGATAAACTTCATTACGGAAATCAGCATATCCCAGAGAGTATTGATTCACCTTTAGTTTCAGTAGGTTTAGAG GAAAAGGAGATTAAGGCAACTGGGAGAGTGGAGAATATCTGTGGATCAAAAGGCTTTACCAAATCCACTATGAATCTGCTAAAAAGATCCCATGACACCCACATTCAGAGTGACATAG AACTAGAGGGTACCATGATGAGTCCTAAAAGAGTTTTAAAATCTGGGGATTTGACTCCTGAATTTAAAAGCTCATCTCTGCTAAAATCTGGCTATGCCACCAAAGATTCAACCTGCACTGGAGGAGCACTTAACTTATTCATGTTACCCCCAGAAAAGTTATCCTTGTTGGTCCCTCCACAATATGCCGATGGCGACTTTGATCAAGACTTGCTACTGGAGATTCCTCTAAATGCATGGCACGCGGAGGCAGAACTTCTTTGTCAACCTTCTCAGCTGAGTTCAATAACTCAGAGCAACACCTCCGTGGATGGGGATGCTGGAGGAGAGGGGTGTCTCAAGCAACCATA TCCACCGAATGTGAAGCCGCTGCCCAGCAACCCGCCTCCGCAGCCGGGCTTCCCCCTCCCCATCTCCCCTGTTCGAATGCCGCCGGTGGCCAGCGGCGCCCCAGCAACCCTGTTCTCCGAA CCCAGCCCCCAAACCCGGCCTCCGGCTCGCCAATCGCCACTCTTATCCCCTTTCCTTCATCCGCAACGGAAgccgccctcctcctcgccgctcTCCCTGCCCGCCCGGTCGCTCACCATGCTGCTCCACCTCGtgacctcctcctctcccctaACCACGGCACGCCCCTCGACGCAGCGGCGTCCGTGCGTTTCCGCGGCGGCGGTGACGGTGACGATTAGGTGCGCAGCGTCCTCCTCGAGCACCCCGTCGTCGTCTGCATCggaggctgctgctgctgggcagCAGGTGGCGAAGGTGCACAGCTACGGGACGGTGGACTACGAGCGTCGCGCTCCGCTGCGGTGGGGAACCCTGTACCGGCGCATCGCGGTGGggcacggcgggcggcccgTGGGGCGCACGCTGGGGGCCTGGGACGAGGGGGAGCGCCGCCTCGACAAGTGGGAGCTCTGCCGCATCGCCAAGGAGCTCCGCAAGTTCAGGAGGTTCAACCTCGCGCTCCAG GTTTATGATTGGATGGCAGAGCGCAGAGATAGATTTCCACTCTCAACAAGCGATATGGCAATTCAGTTGGATCTGATTGCTAAGGTACACGGTGTTTCACATGCTGAGAAATACTTTGAGGATCTTCCTGATACCATGAAGGACAAGCGGACTTATGGTTCCCTTCTAAATGTTTATGCCCAAGCTATGATGAAAGAGAAAACAGAAGACACGTTTGAGAAAATGAGGAAAAAGGGATTTGCATCTGACACATTACCTTGTAATGTGCTGATGAATTTCTATGTGGATGTTGGAGAGCCTGAAAAAGTGTCGGCAATTATCGATGAGATGAAGGAAAGAAATGTTTCCTTTGATGTATGCACTTACAACATATGGATAAAGAGCTGTGCAGCCAAACAAGATCCTGATGAAATGGAGCGAGTCTTTTGCCAGATGAATGCTGATGAGTCTGTTATCGCAAATTGGACAACTTATACCACACTGGCTAGCATGTATATTAAGCTTGGGAACTCTGAGAAGGCAGAAGAATGTTTGAAAGAAGCTGAAAAGAGAACTACAGGTCGGGAGAAAAAGTGTTTTCACTATCTCATCACACTCTACAGCCATCTTGGCAAGAAGGAAGAAGTTTACCGTATTTGGAGCTGGTATAAAGCAACTTTCCCTACAATTCATAACCTGGGTTACCAAGAGGTACTATCAGCCCTTGTAAGGTTAGGAGATATTGAGGGAGCTGAGCTTCTATACGAGGAATGGGCATCCAAAAGCTCTAGTTTCGATCCTAAGACTATGAACATTTTATTGGCATGGTATGCTAGAGAAGGTTTGATTATCAAGGGTGAGCAAATTCTCAACCGATTTGTTGAGAAAGGTGGAAACCCCAAGCCAAACACCTGGGAAATCCTTGCCACAGCCTACCTGAAGGATAATAAAATATCAGAAGCTCTGTCATGCATGGAGAAAGCCACAGCagttaaaagtgcaagtaaatgGAAACCAAGACCCACCAATGTTGAGAGTCTTCTGGCAAGTTTCAAGGAGAAGAATGACACAGAGGGTGCAGACAGGTTAGTGAGTGTACTTACAAGTAGAGGATGTGCTGAGGACGAAGAATACAAGTCACTGATTGACACCTATGCTTTTGCGGGCACATAA